One window of the Eschrichtius robustus isolate mEscRob2 chromosome 13, mEscRob2.pri, whole genome shotgun sequence genome contains the following:
- the SGSM3 gene encoding small G protein signaling modulator 3 isoform X5, with product MRPQLWMRLSGALQKKRNSELSYREIVKDSANDETVAAKQQIEKDLLRTMPSNACFAHVSSVGVPRLRRVLRALAWLYPEIGYCQGTGMRPLTPCPGQVAACLLLFLEEEDAFWMMCAIIEDLLPASYFSTTLLGVQTDQRLLRHLIVQYLPRLDRLLQEHDIELSLITLHWFLTAFASVVHIRLLLRLWDLFFYEGSLVLFQTTLGMLRLKEEELIQSENSASIFNTLSDIPSQMEDADLLLGEAMRLAGSLTDVAVESQRRKHLAYLLADQGQLLGASPAANLSQVVRRRTQRRKSGITSLLFGEDDLEALKAKNIKQTELVADLREAILRVARHFQCTDPKNCSVQELSPDYSMESHQRDHENYVACSRGHPRRAKALLDFERHDDDELGFRKNDIITIISQKDEHCWVGELNGLRGWFPAKFVEVLDERSKEYSIAGDDSVTEGVTDLVRGTLCPALKALFEHGLKKPSLLGGACHPWLFIEEAAGREVERDFDSVYSRLVLCKTYRLDEDGKVLTPEELLYRAVQSVNVTHDAAHAQMDVKLRSLICVGLNEQVLHLWLEVLCSSLPTVEKWYQPWSFLRSPGWVQIKCELRVLCCFAFSLSQDWELPAKREEEKQPLKEGVQDMLVKHHLFSWDIDG from the exons CAGATTGAGAAGGACCTGCTCCGCACCATGCCCAGCAACGCCTGCTTCGCCCACGTGAGCAGCGTGGGCGTACCCCGCCTGCGCAGGGTGCTCCGAGCGCTGGCCTGGCTCTACCCGGAGATCGGCTACTGCCAGGGCACGGGCATG AGGCCCCTTACCCCCTGCCCCGGCCAGGTGGCTGCCTGCCTCCTGCtgttcctggaggaggaggacgcCTTCTGGATGATGTGCGCCATCATCGAGGACCTGCTCCCCGCCTCCTACTTCAGCACCACCCTGCTGGGCGTCCAGACCGACCAGCGGCTCCTGCGCCACCTCATCGTCCAGTACCTGCCTCGGTTGGACAGGCTGCTCCAGGAGCATGACATCG AGCTGTCCCTCATCACACTGCACTGGTTCCTCACGGCCTTCGCCAGCGTGGTGCACATCAGGCTGCTGCTGCGCCTCTGGGACCTGTTTTTCTACGAGGGCTCCCTGGTGCTGTTCCAGACCACGCTGGGCATGCTGCGCCTCAAG GAGGAGGAGCTGATCCAGTCGGAGAATTCGGCCTCCATCTTCAACACGCTGTCGGACATACCATCGCAGATGGAGGACGCGGACCTGCTGCTGGGGGAGGCCATGCGGCTGGCGGGCTCCCTCACTGACGTGGCCGTGGAGAGCCAGCGCCGCAAGCACCTGGCCTACCTCCTAGCCGACCAGGGCCAGCTCCTGGGCGCCAGCCCCGCCGCCAACCTCTCTCAG GTTGTCCGCCGCAGGACCCAGCGGAGGAAGTCTGGCATCACGTCGCTGCTCTTCG GGGAGGACGACCTGGAGGCGCTCAAGGCCAAGAACATCAAGCAGACGGAGCTGGTGGCCGACCTCCGGGAAGCCATCCTGCGCGTGGCACGCCACTTCCAGTGCACAGACCCCAAGAACTGCAGTGTG CAGGAGCTGAGCCCGGACTACAGCATGGAGAGCCACCAGAGGGACCACGAGAACTACGTGGCATGCTCGCGCGGCCACCCACGCCGGGCCAAGGCCCTGCTGGACTTCGAGCGCCACGATGATGACGAGCTGGGCTTCCGCAAGAACGACATCATCACG ATCATCTCCCAGAAGGACGAGCACTGCTGGGTGGGGGAGCTGAATGGCTTGAGAG GCTGGTTTCCAGCAAAGTTCGTGGAAGTCCTGGATGAGCGGAGCAAGGAG TACTCCATCGCGGGGGACGATTCTGTGACAGAGGGGGTCACGGACCTCGTGCGAGGGACCCTCTGCCCGGCCCTGAAGGCCCTGTTTGAACACGGGCTGAAGAAGCCTTCCCTGCTTGGGGGCGCCTGCCACCCCTGGCTGTTTATCGAGGAG gCGGCGGGCCGGGAGGTCGAGAGAGACTTCGACTCGGTGTATTCGCGCCTAGTGCTGTGTAAGACGTACAG GTTGGATGAAGATGGCAAAGTCCTGACCCCAGAGGAGCTGCTCTACCGG GCTGTGCAGTCCGTTAACGTGACCCATGACGCTGCACACGCACAAATGGACGTCAAGCTCCGCTCCCTCATCTGCGTGGGGCTCAA TGAGCAGGTCCTGCACCTGTGGCTGGAGGTGCTCTGCTCCAGCCTGCCGACCGTGGAGAAGTGGTACCAGCCCTGGTCCTTCCTGCGCAGCCCCGGCTGGGTCCAGATCAAGTGCGAGCTGCG GGTCCTCTGCTGCTTCGCCTTTAGCCTCTCCCAAGACTGGGAACTTCCTGCAAAGAGAGAG GAGGAGAAGCAGCCCCTGAAGGAGGGCGTCCAGGACATGCTGGTGAAGCACCACCTTTTCAGCTGGGACATAGACGGGTGA